The Geotalea uraniireducens Rf4 genome window below encodes:
- a CDS encoding toll/interleukin-1 receptor domain-containing protein codes for MANIFFSYSHKDESLRDELEKHLSVIKRQGLIETWHDRRIGAGGDFSREISSHLEDADIILLLVSSDFLDSDYCYDIEMKRAMERHERSEATIIPVILRPCSWHGAPFGKLLAATTDGKPIVKFPTLDDGFLEVTAAIENAVQRIRSQSGPEIATEPVVLSRPSTAATPRSSNLRITRQFSDHDQDVFLDGAFNFICNFFEESLRELERRSPGIQTQGARIDLRHFSAKIYRDGQQITGCRIWHGGRTSFASGILYSSNADSTSDGSYNESLSAENDGYSLHLKPLGTAHYGNPPEKQLTEEGAAEYLWSLLIGPLQR; via the coding sequence ATGGCAAATATATTCTTCTCCTACTCGCACAAAGACGAATCGCTTCGAGACGAGCTTGAAAAACACCTTTCCGTTATAAAGCGGCAGGGGCTGATCGAGACGTGGCATGATCGGCGAATTGGTGCGGGCGGGGACTTCAGTCGGGAGATCAGCAGCCACCTTGAAGATGCCGACATAATCCTGCTCCTCGTCAGTTCTGATTTTCTCGACTCGGACTATTGCTATGACATCGAGATGAAGCGCGCGATGGAGAGGCATGAGCGAAGCGAGGCTACGATTATACCCGTCATATTACGTCCCTGCAGCTGGCATGGCGCTCCTTTCGGAAAACTTCTTGCCGCCACAACAGATGGAAAACCAATAGTTAAGTTCCCGACGCTTGATGATGGCTTTCTTGAGGTAACGGCTGCCATCGAAAACGCTGTACAAAGAATTCGGTCACAATCGGGGCCTGAAATTGCAACTGAACCGGTAGTCTTATCTCGCCCCTCAACCGCAGCCACTCCTCGTTCAAGCAATCTGAGAATCACCCGGCAATTTTCTGATCACGATCAGGATGTGTTCCTCGATGGAGCCTTCAACTTTATCTGTAATTTCTTCGAAGAGTCCCTTCGGGAGCTGGAGAGGCGGAGTCCCGGCATTCAAACCCAAGGAGCGAGGATTGACCTGCGCCACTTTTCCGCGAAGATCTACCGCGATGGACAACAGATCACTGGTTGCAGAATCTGGCATGGCGGCAGAACATCTTTTGCAAGCGGCATTCTCTACTCCAGTAATGCCGACTCCACCTCCGACGGTTCATATAATGAATCATTGTCTGCTGAAAACGACGGGTATTCTTTGCACCTCAAGCCTCTCGGAACGGC